The following is a genomic window from Thermogemmata fonticola.
TCTAGATGAGCGCGGCAAGCGGCCAGTCCGCGGCTTCCTTGATGGCCATCCCCTCGGACCGGTCAGCACGATGGACATCCGCCTCAGTGCCGTAGCGGCGGCAGAACTCGCTTTCACTCCTCAGTACGACTTGTCGGAGCGCCTCCTCCGTTCGCTCTTTCCGACGAAGGAGTGAGGGGGGCGCCCGCAGAGAGAGACGCAGCGGGAAGCGGAGGCGTTGGGTTGTCACCACAGGTCGGCATACCGTCTCGTTCTGCCGGGCCGGAAGGGGCTGCGGCGGAGGGGAGGGTTTTCGGGCCGGCCTCGGCTTCCATCCGGTGAAGGGCTTCGGGAGAGGTCATGGCCTTTGGTCCGGCAGGTGGGGGCAGGTGCTCAACGTGTGCCTCGTGGTGGCTGCGGCGGGTCACCCTTTCCATAGCACTTTCCAAGGCATGGGTGAGGACTTCGGCGGGCCGGGCGATCAGCGGCGGAACCTCTGCCGGGTCCCCGACCACCACGCGCCGGCTCAATAGGTACTTGTGCACGAGCACTCCGGCCACGGCAGACAACACCGCGACAATCACCAGCGGCCGATACTCCTCCTGCACCTTCTGAATCTGGCGGAAAACCACCAGCACCTGATCGGTCAGCACGTAGGACAGCCAGAACAGCAGATTCACAAGGGGAATGGCGTAAATGCCATCGGCGATGAGAAAGCGGAGGAGCGGAACTCGGAGCACGCCGGCCATCAGGAAGATGGGCGTACGGATGCCTGGGAGAAGACGAGCGCCGAGCAGGACGAGAATCCCGCGGGCAGCAAAATTGCGCTCGATCTGCTCACGCTTATCCGGGGGGAGCAGCCGGCGCTGGACCCAGCCGATCTCCAACAGCCGCCGTCCCCAGAGCCGCCCAGCTCCATAGAGCAGGCCATCCGCCGTGACAACCCCGGCGATCACCACCGGCAGCATGATATACCAGCGTAAATTGGTGTCCCCATGCCCCACGAGGATTCCCGCGGTAATGACTGGCAACTCTTCCGGGATGGGGAAGCCGAAACCCGCAGCGATCAAGGCCACGAATATCCCCACATACCCGTATTTGTCGAAGTTTTCCAACATTGCTGATCCCCGCGGGGTGAACGTCCGTCTTCCGCCTGATCCCGATAGGCCCGTTCCTTCCTCCGCTTCATCCTCCATTGAGGTGCGTCACAGGATGGCAGCCTCCCGCAGTGATGGAAATAGTTCTTTCAACGGTTCCCAGTACCCAGGCAGTGGGGCGATGAAAGTGCAGCGCTGGCCGAACTCCCCGTGCAACGGATGGCGCAAGGTCAGCCGCCGGGCATGTAAGGCGATACATCGTCCCCGATTGTCCGCCGCCTCCGGACCAAAGCTGTGCGTGCTGCCGTAAAGAGTGTCGCCGAGGATGGGATGATCCCGCCAGGCCGCCTGAGCGCGCAGTTGATGCATCCGGCCCGTCTGGGGGTAAAAGGCCAGCCACGTTAGCTCTTCCCCCCAGGCCAGCACGCGATAGCGGGTCTCGGCCCATTTGGCCCCGGCTTCTCCGAGTTGACTCCGTTCCACTCGTGCCACCTCTGGAACCTTGCGCAGCCAGTCCTGCCAGCTTCCTTCCGGTGGTTCCACCCGCCCGCTCACTACCGCCCAGTATTCCTTCTCGACGGTTCGCTGTTGGAACTGTTCGTGGAGCCGCCGCGCCGCCTTCGTCTGCCGGGCGAGCACCAGCACACCGCTCACGGGCCGGTCCAGCCGCTGGGGCACCCCCAAATACACACCTCCTGGTTTGTTATACTTCTGCCGCAAGTATTCCTTCACTTCATCCTCGACGCTCGGTATCCCCGCCGGAGCTTGTGTCGCCAATCCCCCCGGCTTATTCACCACAATGATGTGACGATCCTCGTGCAGAATCCACTCCGTTACGCCTTCCATCGCTCCCTGCCTACTCTGCCGCCGGCGGGTGTTCTCGCCCCTGATCCTATTCTACCAAATCGTCTCATCACCCTGCGGCAGTCTTTTCCAAGGGAACACCGTTGGCTGCTCTGCGCAAAGGTTCTTTTCCGGTATCTCTTCCCCAACACTATCCCAACGCCGGCCCAAGCTGCCGCCTCGCGGG
Proteins encoded in this region:
- a CDS encoding RluA family pseudouridine synthase; protein product: MEGVTEWILHEDRHIIVVNKPGGLATQAPAGIPSVEDEVKEYLRQKYNKPGGVYLGVPQRLDRPVSGVLVLARQTKAARRLHEQFQQRTVEKEYWAVVSGRVEPPEGSWQDWLRKVPEVARVERSQLGEAGAKWAETRYRVLAWGEELTWLAFYPQTGRMHQLRAQAAWRDHPILGDTLYGSTHSFGPEAADNRGRCIALHARRLTLRHPLHGEFGQRCTFIAPLPGYWEPLKELFPSLREAAIL
- a CDS encoding DedA family protein is translated as MLENFDKYGYVGIFVALIAAGFGFPIPEELPVITAGILVGHGDTNLRWYIMLPVVIAGVVTADGLLYGAGRLWGRRLLEIGWVQRRLLPPDKREQIERNFAARGILVLLGARLLPGIRTPIFLMAGVLRVPLLRFLIADGIYAIPLVNLLFWLSYVLTDQVLVVFRQIQKVQEEYRPLVIVAVLSAVAGVLVHKYLLSRRVVVGDPAEVPPLIARPAEVLTHALESAMERVTRRSHHEAHVEHLPPPAGPKAMTSPEALHRMEAEAGPKTLPSAAAPSGPAERDGMPTCGDNPTPPLPAASLSAGAPLTPSSERANGGGAPTSRTEE